The Phragmites australis chromosome 15, lpPhrAust1.1, whole genome shotgun sequence genome window below encodes:
- the LOC133892042 gene encoding uncharacterized protein LOC133892042, whose amino-acid sequence MAVSSPSSAPAKKSKWLRGNKKVIGRYLGEARAALAAAAQDDEGGDDAATAALGLVAAVLDMSPRVEAALELRARALLALRRYRDVADMLSDYIPSCGKSCSGDEATSSSFFSSSSCSSGSGDLAAASRNELLSRGRDRSDAGAGASRFLCCFDVSELKRRLVAGFSKNSSGDAQWRYLVLGQACFHLGLMEDAVVLLQTGRRLASAAFRRESVCWSEDNFSPSNLTANAVSVPASRRASKSGSAPVAPVSEAESVSQLLAHVKLLLRRRAAAVAALDAGIPGEAVRHFNKVLDARRGVLPHPFATACLVGRAAAFRSSGRPADAIADCNRALALDPAFIPALRARADLLESVGALPDCLRDLDHLKLLYDAALRDSKLPGPSWRPQGGIRFSEIAGAHRTLTARMQQLRGRVTAGEGCSVDYHSLLGVQRGCTRPELERAHLLLTLKLKPDRSASFAERLELVDEHRDLEAVRDQARMSALFLYRMLQKGYSFIMSAVLKEEAAERQRAKDAAATAALAAVAASGPKQQQEEEEVTVPKKPMSENVPSANGGIVQVAMPEAMAPVIPMPRTVVTAATAATTISPPFQGVFCRDMAVVGTLLTRGGFDRPIPVKCEAISC is encoded by the exons ATGGCGGtgtcatcgccttcctccgctCCGGCAAAGAAGAGCAAGTGGCTACGCGGCAACAAGAAG GTGATTGGCAGGTACCTCGGCGAGGCGCGGGCAGCTCTCGCTGCGGCGGCGCAGGACGACGAGGGAGGGGATgacgcggcgacggcggcgctcGGGCTAGTCGCCGCGGTGCTGGACATGTCGCCGCGGGTGGAGGCGGCGCTGGAGCTCCGGGCGCGCGCGCTCCTCGCGCTTCGGCGCTACCGCGACGTCGCGGACATGCTCAGTGATTACATCCCCAGCTGTGGCAAGTCCTGCTCCGGCGACGaagcgacctcctcctccttcttctcgtCGTCCTCCTGCTCATCCGGCTCCGgcgacctcgccgccgcctcccggaACGAGCTCCTGTCCCGGGGGCGCGACCGCTCCGACGCGGGCGCCGGCGCCTCCCGCTTCCTGTGCTGCTTCGACGTCTCCGAGCTGAAGCGCCGCCTCGTCGCCGGCTTCTCCAAGAACTCCAGCGGCGACGCCCAGTGGAG GTACTTGGTCTTGGGCCAAGCTTGCTTCCACCTCGGCTTAATGGAGGACGCGGTGGTGCTACTCCAAACCGGCCGCCGCCTCGCCTCGGCGGCGTTCCGCCGCGAGAGCGTGTGCTGGTCGGAAGACAACTTTTCCCCATCGAACTTGACGGCGAACGCTGTCTCCGTGCCCGCCAGCAGAAGAGCGTCCAAGTCCGGCTCGGCGCCAGTGGCGCCGGTAAGCGAGGCGGAGTCCGTGTCGCAGCTGCTAGCTCACGTGAAGCTCCTTCTCCgccgtcgcgccgccgccgtggcggcGCTCGATGCCGGCATCCCTGGCGAGGCCGTGCGCCATTTCAACAAGGTGCTCGACGCGCGCCGCGGCGTGCTGCCGCACCCCTTCGCCACCGCCTGCCTCGTCGGCCGGGCCGCCGCGTTCCGCTCatccggccggccggccgacgCCATCGCGGATTGCAACCGCGCACTGGCGCTTGACCCGGCGTTCATCCCGGCGCTGCGTGCGCGCGCCGACCTGCTCGAGTCGGTTGGGGCGCTCCCTGATTGCCTCCGGGACCTTGACCACCTCAAGCTTCTCTACGACGCCGCGCTCCGAGACAGCAAGCTGCCGGGGCCGAGTTGGCGGCCACAGGGCGGCATTCGCTTCAGTGAGATAGCCGGCGCGCACCGCACGCTCACCGCCCGCATGCAGCAGCTCCGCGGCCGCGTTACCGCAGGCGAGGGGTGCAGTGTGGATTACCACTCCCTTCTTGGGGTGCAGCGTGGTTGCACGCGCCCGGAGCTGGAGCGCGCGCACCTCCTGCTCACGCTGAAGCTCAAGCCCGACCGTTCGGCGTCGTTCGCGGAGCGGCTCGAGCTCGTGGACGAGCACCGTGACCTTGAGGCCGTGCGAGATCAGGCACGCATGTCGGCGCTGTTCCTGTACCGGATGCTGCAAAAAGGCTATTCGTTCATCATGTCAGCCGTGCTGAAGGAGGAGGCTGCGGAGAGGCAGAGGGCCAAGGACGCCGCCGCGACTGCTGCCTTGGCCGCCGTGGCAGCTTCAGGACCCAAgcagcaacaagaagaagaagaagtaacAGTGCCGAAGAAGCCCATGTCGGAGAATGTTCCCAGTGCGAACGGCGGCATTGTTCAGGTTGCCATGCCGGAAGCGATGGCACCAGTAATTCCAATGCCCAGGACCGTGGTGACCGCGGCAACTGCAGCGACAACAATCAGCCCGCCGTTCCAAGGCGTGTTCTGCCGCGACATGGCAGTGGTCGGGACCCTGCTGACCCGAGGCGGCTTCGACCGCCCGATTCCGGTGAAGTGCGAGGCAATTAGCTGCTGA